The Candida orthopsilosis Co 90-125, chromosome 3 draft sequence sequence AAACGAAGCTTTTGAAGGATTGATTGATAGGATTGAAAGGATACAGAATCCACCTATTGTGAAGAAGGAGGACAAGTGTGTAATTATATAGAATATAAACTACAATTGGGAGAGCTATGGGAATCATTTGTAATGGATCGATTCTTCAGTTTGCGTTCTTATCTGTTGTCACGTAGCTATTATTTATATCCTTAGTCTACAAAAAATCCTGTCTAACAACCATTCCCTCCCTAAAAGATGAATTGTAAATtacaatcaattggatgTGATGATGTCAATTGTGGCTTTTGACTGTattttgattgcaaaatttgtcTCATATTTTGTAACAAACTCAAAtatgattgatttggattttgattcatcacTGTGAGGAATGCATAGCTCATTGCACCGGTGGATTGTCCACCTTCTTTAGCATCAGCACTTGTTTGATTATCTTTACAGCCACTAAAAGAAATAGCATCACATGGCGCTGTCTTGGTTTGTTTGCTATACTCATTTGCTTTTGATGCTCTACCTTGATTCATAAAGCTCTTGACGGCTGAACCTAAGCCTTTTACCATGTCGACTCTGTTACCTGAAATATACGACATACCAGCTTTTAATAATCCTTGACCTGCTTCAGCCATCACATTTGGTTCTTTCAACACACCTTTGGTGGAGTACATATATGGTAAATCCAAAGCTGAAGCTGAGTGACAAGAGTCAAATAATGCCGTCAATCTGCATCCTGGAGGCAATGTCTTCACCAACATATCATGTAAAagatcatcaacaatgaaaccATTGGTTTGGAAATCCAATGGATAAATCACTTCATCGTATccatcctcttcatcataattTCCATATTGATCAGGTTGATCTTCAGTTTGCCCACCATGACCAGAATAATGGAAAAAGAGTGAATCATTAGGTCTAGCATCTTTCACCAACCATTGAATGGCGTCCAAGATGTTTTGTCTAGTTGGAATAGCACGTTGCGTACGTTGGTCATCAGTGAGCTTCACAATATTATCTTCACTAAATCCATGACTGATTAAAAATCgttcaacattgttgacGTCATTGATGCAACCATTTAACTGATTTTGAGTACCAAGGTAATTGATTCCGACAAGTAAGGCCTTTTTACGACCATTACACGAGGAATACTGGTAGTTGTaattttcaacaccaaatgattgttgattagTGGGTGGTCGAGAATAATTTCCAGATCCATATTTATGTCCATAATCTGGTTCACCATTCATACCAGGTTGAGCACGAGAATCGTACCcttgttgtggttgctgttgaCTATAGCCTCCATATTGTTGCTGACCTGGAGGTGGTCCCGATGGTGGTCCATAGTTATTATATTGGCCTGGTGGGGGTCCTGATGGTGGTCCATAGTTATTGTATTGACCTGGTGGAGGACctggtggtggtgcatACCCTTGTGGTGCACCATatccttgttgttgttgttgttggccACCATACGTGTGTCTGCCTGATCCTGGAAACATAATGTTCTATAGTTTTGCTGTAACttcagttgttgaagaggaagttccaatttcaaattttggaatcatTTGCAATATTTTGTAAGCCTCGCAAAAAAGGTCCTTGAGCCAAACACACTACCTTCTGGTTATTGCAACACAAAAAGAAGACATAAATGGAAGTGGTGACTCTGGCACAAAGTAGACAGTTGTTCCGATACATCTCAAAGGTAATTGTTCTCTCCATGTGTATGTGTATCTTATCCTTACTCCTTCAATGTCTTTAGTAGCTTAGTAACTATACCAATTTCTATATTTAGGTCATTAAAATACAATATTATATGTTTAAGAAAAATTTCGGTTGAAGACAcaaagagagagagagagaaagaatagatttttcaaatcgcTCTCcttgaaacaaattttcGTTACCTCCGATAAAGATAGCCAGATTTGGGACGAATTATTAAACTCAGACTGTGGACAtacttttgttttaaaCTAAAGCGAAAACATTCTCCGCAATACAAAAAGAATGGACCAACTCGCCCCCCAAGTTGCTAGACGAAAGAAACATCATGGATCGAAGAAGAAACCTTTGAAAGCAGGTCCTGAGATATCTAAAAATGGAGTACCTTACGATTATATTGTGATTATTGATGCGGGATCAAAAGGTTCGAGGGTTCATGTGTACAACTGGTTAAATCCCGGCATGGCGTTagacaaaaaaatcaatttcagtcAAACTAAAAAATTGGTAAAAATGAAAGATGACTCTGATGACGGTGAAGAATCAGAGGCAGACGACGACAGTGATGACGACGACGAAGATCCTAAAGAAAACAAGCTACTATAccccaaaatcaaaacaaaaactagATGGCACAAGAAAATCACCCCCGGTATatcttcattcaacaaagcaCCTCACAAAATTGGCAAACatcatttatcaaaattattATCACGGGCAAGCAAAATTGTCCCTAAAGCTCAACATCATCGTACTCCTATCTTCTTACATGCTACTGCTGGGATGAGACTACTACTGCCTActgaacaacaacaaatattgaatgaaatttgcctattctttgaaaataaatcaGATTTTTTCATTCCGGATTGTGCATCTCATGTTAATGTTATAGATGGTGATTATGAAGGGTTGTATGGGTGGTTATCGATAAACACCTTAATTGGTGCATTTGGTGATCCTTCTTCTCATCAACATGGGAAAAATCACACCACATATGGGTTATTAGATATGGGAGGTGCTTCAACTCAAGTGGTTTTTCAACCTAATATAactgaagttgatgaacaTCAGAATAACTTATATCATCTAGATTTACGTCAAGTGCctacaattgatgataataatCAGGATTATAAAGTTCCTCAACAAGTTGAGTATAATGTTTACTCTGATTCATTTTTGGGGTTTGGAATGTATCAAGCAAGAAGCAAGTACATGAAATCACTTATTGCTTCtgatgataaagaagaCGAATATCATTATTGGGGGTTGAGTAAATCCCCCATTAATGACCCATGTATACCAAAGGGGTTCACAACATCAGATTATGTAAATGATCGTTCATATGATTTCATTGGAGAATCCGATTTCGAAAAATGTTTAACCGAAATATTTCCCGTTTTACAAAACTCTACGCATGGAGGTGGAGGTCCAAAGacaaattgtaaacaatttaatgaaggtgatgaaGTTAGTACTTGTTTATTAAATGAGTTGATtccatcatttgattttgatgtgAACCATTTCATAGGTGTAAGTGGATACTGGGATGCGATTGAAGACTTGTTgtcacaacaacaagatgatAATAAACGAGACAAGATGAAGGATCAAAAAAACACCTATGATTATAAAaagattttcaacaagacGCAAAAAGTGTGTTCACAATCGTGGTCGAGTATCTTAGAGTTGAACTCACAAAAGGAATACAAAGATCAACTCAGTGAGGAGGAATTATCAACATTATGTTTTAAATCTTCATGGATCCTCAATTTTCTACATTTGGGACTTGGTTTCCCAAGGTTTGGTATTGATAATATCACCAATGACAATAAAGGATTTGAGACCTTACAATTGGTTGAACAATTGGGTGGATCTTCATTCTCATGGGCATTAGGACGAGCTGTCCTTTATGctaatgatgaatatatTCAAGCTTATAACAATCATACCAAACGGATTgccaatgatgataaaacAGAGTCAACCATTCAAGTCAAACGACCGGGGTTTTATCACAGTTCATCTCCTAATATCTACCAATTTGGTGCTGAACAAAATGGTATTATGTCAAGACCAAGCTATGTCAAAATGGACGCTACTAAATTACACTattttgattatgaaaCTAATGAAGAAACTGATCATGAATCAGCGTGGAATATTGAACCTCATCGATGGTATGGGCTCATTATATTTGCCGTATTGTTGAGTTTTGTAATGTGGTTGATGTTGGGAGTCAGGAACAGAGCATTGTTTGTGACTAAAGTTACCAGTGggttgaagaagttgatcAAGATGACTCCTGGGTACAATGAAGCGAAGTATACTAGTGTACCCAGTcgtggtggtggtggtggtgttgatgatatagAGTTGggtttggaattgaatgaattaGGTAAAGATGTAGAtgaccaatttgaaattggagacgatgatgacgaagaaagggaagaagaagagggaCAACGCAGGGTGTAATATTGGAAAAGGTTTGCTAATAAATATCAACTAATTCAATCTATAAAACTCTCTAATCTCAATCTTTAATACTAACGACATATTTTTCTCCATTTGCACCAATCTTCTCTAAATCATTTAATGCATcttcaataatttcaagTCCACCATTGTAATGCTTATACCTAGCTGGTTTTATTTGAGAACTTGCAAGAAACGAAGACGTAATGGCAATGAATTTAGCgccaaattcaatatcttcGTGAAATCGTTTGATAATTACTGGTTTCAACGACACCAGTTTAGGGATCTGATCCTCTTTTGGTACGCCAACAACACCAGCAAATAATGGAGAAGCTCTTAAAGactttttgtcttttttgGAATCGTTTTTGGTGTGTTCTGTTGTGGTTTCCAATTTAGTGCTATTTGTGTCAAGGATGTTCAAAACTTTGATTGCAGTTTCTTTCGACACACAATCAATACCATAATTAACCCCGCTGGGAGCTAATTCTTCCACTTTGGccacaatttcatcatcggTAGCAAACCTATCAATAACGTGATCTACTCCCAACAGATTCAAATACTGAGCATGCTTAGTTCCAGCTACCGAAATCACCTTCAATCCATGCAATTTAGCCAATTGAGCAACATAAATCCCAACAATTGTCGATCCACcccaaatcaacaatgttcCAGCATGCTGCTTAGGTTTCAGAGTTAatttaaaatcaaatgagTTGTAAAACAAGATACCAGCAGTAACTAACCCAACTCCAATAGTGGCCCCATCTTCATATGTGTAATGCAGTGGTAATTTCCAAACTAGGCGTGAATCAATCGCGgtgaattgttggaatGTCGAAGTACGATTATCTCTATAACTAGTTGAACTGACAATAACTTTATCTCCAATTGACAAGTCATTGGCTTTGGTGTCAACTTTGGCGCCAATTTTGACCACATCTCCACTTGATTCGCGTCCGTTGATCCATGGGAAATGGTAGATTCCAAACCCGTATTTTTTGCCCTTCCAATCAATAGGGTTTAATCCAATGGCTTTATTTTGGACTAGTATTTCATAGGGAGATATTTCAGGTATGGGATATTCTGATTGTAGTTTTAATGGTTGTTTGAAATGAATGATTGATAGGATCGATTGATGACGTtgattgaatgaaatttgGGATACAGTATCCACCGATGTTTTTATAGCTACCTCATTCGTTTCTAGTgacttgtttgatttgtgcTTTTTAGTTCTGAACAATGGATCAATTTCGTCTTTCTCTTCCCTTGTGGACAACAGCTTTCTTGACCTTTTGGTAGCTGAGAAACTTGCCGTCTCATAATGTGGGGAGCCTAATCTCTTGCGTGAAACTTCTTGTACTTTAGTAGATGACATTGTAAGTGTGGGATGACCTTTTAGTGAAAGAGTTGGTAAGTGAatgaaaattcaaaagacAATTCGAGTTTTATATACGCTATATGTGGCAAAGTTCTTGGTGAATAGGAACTTTTTAATTAATTCAAGGTTGAGCCAATGTGTAAAAGGATCGGAAAGAGTCAAATATTATCACAGCGGTGTGTCAAAGGAGGGGGGGGGGGGACATTAATCGATTTAGTGTGTGCAAACGTGGTGAAATAATGCAAAGATAAGCCACAGCACGTTAACCGGCGAGCCGATACAATGGTTCAATATAATATAACCGAATAATCAaagaagtgaaaaattataTTATCAGAACTGTGGCTCTGATTGTTTTGCAcccatcaacaaagaaaaggaTTACGAATGATTAGGTAATTATGTAGCCACAAAGAATGCACgtgatttgatttatctTTTTACACAATTTTGATTCCGGTTCTCACTATGTAACGGTCTCGGGTGGGAGAAGCACACCAGCCGAAAAGTCCACAAGCACAAAAACAGTTGATATATAGTTATGGCTCACACATACACACTCACTTTCCTGCTCAATCTCCATTGTATCTACGAATCA is a genomic window containing:
- a CDS encoding Mca1 cysteine protease (similar to S. cerevisiae Mca1p); this encodes MFPGSGRHTYGGQQQQQQGYGAPQGYAPPPGPPPGQYNNYGPPSGPPPGQYNNYGPPSGPPPGQQQYGGYSQQQPQQGYDSRAQPGMNGEPDYGHKYGSGNYSRPPTNQQSFGVENYNYQYSSCNGRKKALLVGINYLGTQNQLNGCINDVNNVERFLISHGFSEDNIVKLTDDQRTQRAIPTRQNILDAIQWLVKDARPNDSLFFHYSGHGGQTEDQPDQYGNYDEEDGYDEVIYPLDFQTNGFIVDDLLHDMLVKTLPPGCRLTALFDSCHSASALDLPYMYSTKGVLKEPNVMAEAGQGLLKAGMSYISGNRVDMVKGLGSAVKSFMNQGRASKANEYSKQTKTAPCDAISFSGCKDNQTSADAKEGGQSTGAMSYAFLTVMNQNPNQSYLSLLQNMRQILQSKYSQKPQLTSSHPIDCNLQFIF